The genomic region AGGATGAACCTTGTTTCGCTTTAATTCTTTCAATTCAATActtcatcttgagttctttattCGTTTCTGTACTTAATGCTTTTATTTGATTAAGCATCTTATAGATGAATTCAGGAACTGACTTGCGATTTGGCGGGCCTTGTTGAAACTCGAACATGAATCAAGTACTTAATTGGGATTATGTCTAGGGATAGAACAATCTTGTTAAGTCTCGCTAATTCTTGACCATTAATGTTGATGGATTGTGTCGGTATGTCCAAGGTATTGCGTATCAAGCAAGTAGTTTAGAATCTGTGATCATGTAGGAGTTGAGATAGAATACATTAGCAAATTGGGGGTGAGCAAGAGAGATGAGTGGAGAATTGTGAAGTTATAGTGGATCAAGCGAATTCCAAGTCTAACCCTAGGCATTCATTCATCAAGATCGACGCCACCATCCAAGTCTAGTATTTctatctttacttaattattttattgtcatttaattttttatgttatttatttcatgataatcacaaaaaaatgcaaaacctagttcttagttaaataattacatgaaatccCACCATTATTCCTTTGGGAGATGACCTGGATGATAGTTCAGTTACTACATCATGATTGGGTTATACTTGGCCTATAAGTTGAATCTAACGTGAAATAAAACCCTAACACTGGGTGCTAGGTGCAAGCCAATGTGATTTCATCTGGATAACTTGTGGTTGCACTGGACGTGTCCATTGTGGTAGTAGTATATGAACTACGACATTTGTAGGAAAAGCCTTGAAGGCCTCAGATGGTGTGTGCTCATAGTCATACCTCGTCCATGGAGGGTCTTGGACGGTGATGGTTTCCCTCTGAAGAGGTTCAACAGTGGTGGACTTGGAAAAGGAAGATTTAGATAGTAGATTATCATTAATGAATGCTAAAAGAAACCTCAGAGCATCTATCAAGGGTCCTTTTTTTGAATTGCTCTTCTGAACTTCTCAAGATTGATGGGGGATGGAGGTGGATGCGGTTGAGTATAGGGAACTTAACGCTTATGGAGAGGAGAGATAGGAGTGTCGTTAGTAGACACATTATCTGAGGAGGATGAGGTTGGAACGTCCTTGTTCAGGGTGAAAGAGACTGTCCATTCCTTCTCACCAATTTTAGGATTGGCCTCTATTAGCCCCATTATGTTTGTTATGCTCCTCTACCCTGGACTGGCTTTAATGTTGGGATCAAGAATTTGAATATTGATAGAGATCAAGGAAGGCCTctaagaagagaagaaagaccTAAGAGGAAGAATCCCATAATTGGACTAAAAGAACTTGTGAAAAGGAAGAACTCAAAGGGATGACCCCAAGGTTGGGTTGGAAATACCAATGAGTGGAAGTGTAAAGAGACTAAAGGAGAATTTAGATGTTATCAACATGTTACATGTAATAATGCACCAACATGAGTCTACCAAAATAGGTTGGTTTCATTCTAATAAAGAGCTCAAGTTTTAATTCTAGATTaagtttgtttcattttattttaaattataatttgggCCTTCAGCTTGTTTGGACCTTTTTCTTATGTTTCTTAAATTAGGGTTAGCCTCCACGTGTGAGTAACCCTGGATTAAACTCTGTAAACATTATGATATCTTGTGCACACACAACATCTTATATCATAATGTTGATAGTTTTATTAAATGATGTTTTCACGAGTCAAGGATTTGGGGATAGGGACATTTTAGATGTGATTGTTACCAATCAAAGTTGGACCATGGTCTGTTACTATAGCATTGGTTGTTTTGATAGTCCTATTTATAGATTCATTTGTCATTTGCATGTTGTTGTGTGCACTTCTATTGACCCTGTTATGTTTTTTATCCTCATCTTCATTGGATTGGCTTTAATGTTGTGCGTTAAGTTCATTTTTGCTATAGGAACAAAAATATGAAGGGTTGGGGTCTGAAGAAGAGAAACCATATGTATCTGAAGGATATAGGGTTTGATTTTGGATTCCGCAAAAAGAGAATATTTTTGGGGATCTAGAATATTGAATATTGATAGAGATCAATAAAGGCCTTTAAGAAGATAAGAAAGACCTAAGAGGAAGAATCCTTTAATTGGACTAAAAGAACTTGTGAAAAGGAAGAGCTCAAAGGGATGACCCCAAGGTTAGGCTAGAAATACCAATGAATGGAAGAGTAAAGAAACTGAAGGAAAATTTAGAGGTTATCAACACATTACATGGCCAAGCCTAATAATGTACCAACATGGGTTTGTACTAAATGGGCTGGTTTCATTCTAATTAGGAGTTCAAGTTTTAATTATAGATtaagtttgatttaatttattttaaattataatttgggCCTTTTGCTTGTTTGGACCTTTTGCTTATGTTatgcaatcctcccaaggaggggacccatcaccagagccatggctaggagactccaagaagattgggccagagatgtaggagaaggccctaggattctcatgagccttagggtagattttgggcccatgggctaagtatgagctcacttctttttgtacatattagattaaggttacatttatctttgtacatattagattaggatttcattatttttgggtcttgtatttagggctccatagtgtagggagggtaccctagtaatgtaggatttttcagcccttgtattttagggcacctagactagtttttgtattaggggtagttttataatttaacttGAATTAAGttcactatttgatgtgtgcgtgttgggagagaaatttaatggaattgggagaagcccaatccaattaaattttggaccatcctaaaggggaggtgagcatttgtttactacaccccattgccacatcatatagtcacactttgtgcatgttcttcatgttttacatgtctcatgacacctaagcacacttagtggagaatcttggacttaattttggctccaaatttgcctccacaaattcaaattcaagtgaaatttgaatagaaattcaaatttccctctaattttgtgtgacacttaggttataaatagaggccttgtgtgtgtattttttcaactttgataatttgagaattacacttcaaaattcacacctcatttgaggcataaaattatgtgctccttcttccttcactcatcttctactaccttcaagctcttatccatggcttcctatagtggtgagcttgttcttaactcatcttctccttgaagtggtgtctccaatcatctttcttccttctccattccactaccATTGATctttaagaagcaaaggactccattgatgaagaagatctaagGCCAACAaactccacatggagctacatcattaTGTTTCTTAAATTAGGGTTGGCCTCCATGTTTGTGTAACCCTGAATTAAACTCTATAAACATTACCATATATTGTGCACACTCAAAATCTTATATCATAATGTTGATAGTTTTATTAAATGAGTTTTTCATGAGTCAGGGATTTGGGGACATTTTAGATGTGATTGTTACCAATCAAAGTTGGACCATGGTTTGTTTCTGTAGCACTGGTTGTTTTAATAGTCCTATTTATAGATTCATTTGTCATTTGCATCATGTTGTGTGCGCTTTTATTAACCCTGTTATGTTTGTTATGCTTTTCTTCCTTGAATTGGCTTCAATGTTGTATGTTATGTTCATTATGTTGGATTAGGATGAGAATCTAgaagggggattgaatagatTCTTTCAAAATCTCTATCAAATCATTCTTAACACTGGTTAAAAATATCCCTTTAAATCAATCAAAGTTTCTTCAAAAGatctttagaaaacaaaaacttttatgACGACCCTTTGAAATCAATTTCAATCCCAAGATGATTACAAAAATCCGAGTTATAGAGAATAAGAGAATCACACAAGAGTTTATACTAGTTCAGTCCAATCCATTCCTACATCTAGTTTATTCTGCAATGTCAAAAACtggttaatcgattaccagaaagggTAATCGATTAATTCGTTTCAGTTTGAGAATTTTAGTTTCTTCTGTACTAATTGGATAATTGAATATCAtgtgtggtaatcgattatagattCAGACAGAGAGCTTTACTTTGTTTCCAAGAGTTGGGTAATCGATTTTCAAATGAGGTAATCGATTATCCTAAGCTGCAaaacctttcttcttcttaaatTGGCTCAGACATTTGATTACCTAATGAGACAATTGATTAATTCGATGCTACTAGCCAAATTTCAAGTAGAAGTAAGTTCTTAAGAAACTTAGAGAATAAGAAATCTTCATCTACTTCATAATTGATTAAACACTAAGCATGAAAAGATTAAAAGTATATCATAGACATGGCTAGTCTAAAACATTCAATACAAATGTCTCATCTATTAAAACAAGTTAGGCATTGCAAAATTATCAAACCAAAACTAAAACTAGGGGCTTCAAGCTTTGTTCTAACATATATAAGGAGAGATCAAATTACACTGGTATAACTTTGATAACTATTACATCATTCTATAACTTTCAactaaataatgttttttttttaaaactcactGTTGGATTAAAAGTTCCTTTCACATAGATCatatatgtaaaatttcatattgataaaaaatcatttgttacCTCGTTAATATAGATTAGAATCAACGTAATATAATCATTTCAAAATACACTAAAATATGGATCATTTGGTTACctttttattgttattcaattttgacaaaatttaacGCAGACAATCTTTGTAATATGTAGATATAATTCAACGGTtgagtcaataaaaatcacattctatatgaagttataaaaataatataatggttATCAAAATACattggtgtatatatatatatatatatatatatatgaactgtttggaatttacatatataaaattattacttttaattattattttatgaaatatattatcgtagtaattgtatatttatgtatctataaaatatttacgaattcaataaaatgaaatgtttGAAAACTAATCAttggtaataaaaaataatactatattattatttctattattttaattgtaataatgttaaaattataatttttaaactaaaaatagacATTGTGAAGGGTGGGTTTTGagtataatttctttaaatcatTATCCATCAACGGCTGTTACTTTTACttcaacttattattttttgcaaaatatattttaataactaagtttaaaataagttatgttgatatatatatattcttaattattattatatattataaattattttaagtttaactacatatttttataattattactttaaattattgtttttcttgaaatatatattaaaataattgatttaaaaaaatatgcataagtataaatataatattcaatttttctaCTTAATaccaaaattatcaaaattaatatttaaaattatataataaagatCATGTTATTacgttatataaaatattaaaattaattttaattatcaaaattgtaTATTTGATAGGAGTgagcaatataatttttttaaaatacaatcattgcaaacaaaaaatatgatcCAAAGGCTAttacaaaatgaaatttttcaTCAATTGCCAACAtctaaattttacttatatatataaagagggGATGTCTCGAACGAgaagaaatttagaatgagaaaTGAGAAGAATTTATCTTAACCGTTagattgtaatttaaaaaattgatggttGAGATTAAAAtctcaatttttaatatatcatgtTTACCCAACTGAGAGAACACTGCATACATCAGTTGAGAAAGATCTTTTACATTGATTGTATGATCGATGTCTATGCAGGCGACATGGAAAGTCGAACTTTTTAAATCAGTTATTAACCaaccttaaagtgttcttgattctatcttgaacatcttgaactcattctttgattgacctttgagttttttgtcatcacctttgtcatcatcttttgttatcatctttgttatcatcaaaacatctttgaatcaatcttgattcatcatgaagctttgcttctgcAGTTTTGGAATAAGCATGGGCATGCTCTCCTACAAGCATCAGGATCACCGTGTTATATGGAGCACAACCGAACTCCTCAATAATGGAGTTTTaccgacaatttttttttataaaatgagttaaaataaggagaaaaaaaactCATGCACATTACGGTTTATCAATTCCCTTGTCGATATTGCTCGAAATAGGAACGATCCTTGGGTCGTCATAGGGGACTTCAATGCTTTGTTGCATGATCATGAACGAGATATGGAAGTTATGCAATATGTTGTGACAAACATGACAACTTTTAGGGAGACACTGGTGGCTTGTGAGTTGATTGATGCGGATTTTCAGGGGTACTTATTTACTTAGaccaaaaatgttattttttagagGCTAGACGGACTTCTAATGAGTTTGCACTAACATATTTTATTCTCATAAACGATGGTATTCCATCTGTCCTCCTTGGAGTCAAACCATAAGCCCCTCATTGTTTAGtttggttaaaaattatttaaataagtatttgtcattttaatttacgtaaataattttaattattttcaggaACATATTAAGTTGTAGTTGACCTCTCATGGGAGGCAAGTGGAGAAATTTAAAAGACCTGCACTTGAGATTGAAGGCATAATGATTACCACAGGATTAAGTTCTCTAATTACATGTTTGTTAGAGATAGGTGACATGGAACTTTTATCTAGTTCTGCGGAGAGGTGACACAAGAAAACCAGTAATTTCCATCTAGACATAGGAGAGTTAAGTATAACCCTCAATTACTTTGATATACAATTGTACATGACTCTTCCAAATGTTTGAGACCCATGTTCTCCCTCCCAAATTTTCCTCCCAAACCGAAAGACTCCCACATTCTTTTCCTCCTAAAGGGCTAACAGTTCTAACTATCTATTGTTTAGACTTGCACGATCTAACAAGCCTCTACCCATTTTGGCGCCTTTGacaaattatataaatcaacTTACACACATTTAGATCTGTTCCTTCAGAGACAATAAAATCAAAAAGATCATCACAACAAGCTAGAGACAAATTGCATTCCAAATTATATAGAAATCAAAGGTTCATAAGCCAACAACAATGCCCTCCTCACAGAACACCAGTTATTCTGAAATGACATAAGCAGATGACTCTAAACCAAAAACCCATATCACAAATAATAAGCAATATAATTTTTCCCATGTCTACACTCCATTTACATTCCTCAAGTCAATGATTTTTGCCTATTTTTTGCCTCCACCACCTGCATTATTACCTCCTGCAGCCTGAGCTGCTTTCTTTGCCGTTTTCTCCTGCAATGCTTTTGCATCCCTGCACACaaagaagaacacacaaaattAGGCACAATTAAGATCGTGAGCATTGAGCAAGCCTCTGCATCCCACAATATTACGGTAATTTTGTTTCTACAACCACATGGCAGACGCAATTGGTCACAGCATTTTATCAACTTTGGTAATTATTAGTGTGTTTGGAAACTCGTTGAGGATGCAGGAATCTTGTCTGGGATGCCGAAGCTATAACCATTAGCTTCTGAGAATCACATCCAAAAAGTGAAACCAAACATGTTATACCTCAGCTTTGCTAATTACTGCTGCTGCAATGCAACCACAGTTGCGGCTGCAAGAATGGCTGGCATTTGCAGGCAAGTTTATCGACTTTGAtaggtaattaattaatcatagcGCGATAGCTACCgcaatttaaaacattaattatgcAATTGGAAAAAACTTAACGAGAAAAGGTGAGAAAAATAACAACCTTTCCCTTCGCTGTTCAGGGGTCAACCCATCATTCTTAGGCTGCTTTGTCTTTCCACCAGCTCTTGCCTGAGCCCTTTCACGATCTCGTTCCCTCTGGTTACCGCGTTGGCTTCAGTTAAGTCCAAACAACGGATTCCACATCACAAAGAACCAAAACCCAAACAAAcacacccaaaaaaaataaaaaaataaaagagaaaaaacgcggcaaaataaattatttacatatcCCTCGTTTGGAATGAAGGCAAAGTGTTAAACTATATAACTTCCATTACAAtccattaaaaaagaaagaatgaaaaagaagaatacagaaaatgaaaatgttccATATCAAAGGATAtgagtcattttttttaattgattcttgaataacaaaatgagaCAAAACGCCCTGAATAACAGACACGCAAAACAAGAAAGGAAGCAGAGCAATTAGTGAAttatgaaaaagaaactaatgaATGTGGCAATTAAATGGGAAGGGGAAAATGGAGTACCTGAGGATGAAGGAAAGGTACGACAAAGacagacagagagagagaggaagaggaagagaaagagattGAATTGCGAAGTGTGGAAGGAGAGACGGGTGACTAAAATATTGTGCAAGTGGTGTTGGAATATAGAATGGAAGACTCTAGATGGAGGCATGACACAA from Glycine soja cultivar W05 chromosome 16, ASM419377v2, whole genome shotgun sequence harbors:
- the LOC114389512 gene encoding putative SERF-like protein, with translation MTRGNQRERDRERAQARAGGKTKQPKNDGLTPEQRRERDAKALQEKTAKKAAQAAGGNNAGGGGKK